The proteins below come from a single Thalassotalea ponticola genomic window:
- a CDS encoding FdhF/YdeP family oxidoreductase, with translation MVDTVNKDNADTQQKAPRFTDKPAKAGGIKSLQSTLKSIINSQQPSTNIKSLLKANQDKGFDCPGCAWGDEKKGLIQFCENGAKAIAWESTSKTIGEAFFSEYSVSQLRKQSDYWLEYQGRLAQPMRYNKETDHYQPISWDDAFEHIADQLSQLDHANQLELYTSGRASNEAAFIYQLFGRIFGTNNFPDCSNMCHEASGVALKEAIGIGKGTVTLSDFDQADAIFVFGQNPGSNHPRMMNALRKAARHGCKIVTFNNLKEVALERFASPQDPIELLTPSATQISHAYYTPKLGGDMAAVRGMVKAILEQHEHRLDETFISQHTSGLDAYVSEVNNTPWSKICEQSGLTEEQIRQAASIWADSDKVIVCWAMGITQHKHSVATIGELVNLQLLAGHIGKLGAGLCPVRGHSNVQGNRTVGINEKPPAAFIDSLSHIIDKPLDKAFGHNVHQALHALLDKRSKVLICLGGNIAQAAPDSERVYQALGNTQLNVQIATKLNRSHLYMGDDAVILPCLGRTEIDRQTSGEQYISVEDTFSMVHASMGNVEPVSSLLRSEVAIIAGIANKVLGNDLVDWSSLAADYKNIRAMISACLPDFNNYESRLDNAGGFYLGNSAREHNWLTETKKATFACHPLPISVSPIADTAVDENMRHKVLTLQTLRSHDQYNTTIYGMNDRYRGVAGGRNVVFINHRDAKKQGLSDGDLVTITSIWPDSVERKVDGFKVHVYDIPEGNIAAYYPETNPLIPLDSIGDKSSTPTSKSVAVYLTRQTTARII, from the coding sequence ATGGTTGATACCGTAAATAAAGACAACGCTGATACTCAACAAAAAGCGCCTCGCTTTACCGACAAACCAGCTAAAGCAGGTGGTATTAAGTCGCTACAGTCGACGTTAAAAAGTATTATCAACTCACAACAACCGTCTACCAATATCAAAAGCTTGCTCAAAGCCAATCAAGATAAAGGCTTTGACTGTCCAGGCTGCGCGTGGGGTGATGAGAAGAAAGGCTTAATACAGTTTTGTGAAAACGGCGCTAAAGCCATTGCATGGGAGTCGACGAGCAAGACCATAGGCGAAGCGTTTTTTAGCGAGTACAGTGTCAGCCAGCTGCGCAAGCAAAGTGATTACTGGCTTGAATATCAAGGACGTCTGGCGCAACCAATGCGCTACAACAAAGAGACCGACCATTACCAGCCGATTAGCTGGGACGACGCCTTTGAGCACATTGCAGATCAGCTTAGTCAACTTGACCACGCCAACCAATTAGAGCTTTACACGTCGGGGCGCGCATCGAATGAAGCAGCGTTTATTTATCAGTTGTTTGGTCGTATATTTGGCACCAATAACTTTCCCGATTGTTCCAATATGTGCCATGAAGCCAGTGGTGTGGCATTAAAAGAAGCCATTGGCATTGGCAAAGGCACGGTCACCTTAAGCGACTTTGACCAAGCAGATGCCATTTTCGTCTTCGGCCAAAACCCAGGTTCAAACCACCCGAGAATGATGAATGCGCTGCGCAAGGCCGCTCGTCACGGTTGCAAAATTGTCACCTTCAACAACCTAAAGGAAGTGGCCTTAGAGCGCTTTGCCAGTCCACAAGATCCGATTGAGCTATTAACCCCCAGTGCAACCCAAATTAGTCACGCCTATTACACGCCTAAACTAGGTGGTGATATGGCGGCAGTACGGGGTATGGTGAAAGCGATCCTCGAACAGCATGAACACCGTCTCGACGAAACGTTCATCTCTCAACACACCTCGGGGCTAGACGCTTATGTCAGTGAGGTCAATAACACCCCGTGGTCAAAAATATGTGAACAAAGCGGGTTAACAGAAGAACAAATTCGCCAAGCCGCATCAATATGGGCCGACAGTGATAAGGTGATCGTTTGTTGGGCGATGGGTATTACCCAGCACAAGCACTCAGTGGCAACCATCGGTGAATTGGTTAACTTGCAATTGCTTGCGGGTCACATTGGTAAACTCGGTGCAGGGCTGTGTCCGGTACGAGGACACAGCAATGTACAAGGCAACCGCACCGTCGGCATTAATGAAAAACCGCCCGCTGCTTTTATCGATAGCCTGAGTCACATAATCGACAAGCCGTTAGATAAGGCGTTTGGTCATAACGTCCATCAAGCCCTGCACGCATTACTCGACAAGCGCAGTAAAGTACTGATTTGCCTTGGTGGTAATATCGCTCAAGCAGCACCTGACAGCGAACGCGTCTACCAAGCGCTCGGCAATACTCAACTAAACGTGCAAATTGCTACCAAACTAAACCGCAGTCACCTGTACATGGGTGATGATGCCGTCATCTTACCTTGTTTAGGTCGCACTGAAATCGATCGACAAACCAGTGGTGAACAATACATTAGCGTCGAAGATACTTTTTCTATGGTGCACGCCTCAATGGGTAATGTTGAACCCGTATCGAGTTTATTAAGGTCTGAAGTTGCGATTATCGCTGGCATAGCCAACAAAGTGCTTGGTAATGACTTGGTTGATTGGTCGAGTTTAGCCGCTGATTATAAAAACATTCGCGCCATGATCAGTGCCTGTTTGCCAGATTTTAACAACTATGAATCTCGATTGGATAACGCAGGCGGCTTTTACTTGGGCAACAGTGCACGTGAGCACAACTGGCTAACCGAGACCAAGAAAGCGACTTTTGCCTGTCACCCTCTCCCCATATCTGTCTCACCCATCGCCGATACAGCAGTCGATGAGAACATGCGTCATAAAGTACTTACTTTACAAACGCTGCGCTCTCACGATCAATACAACACTACGATTTACGGTATGAACGATAGGTATCGCGGTGTTGCCGGTGGTCGTAACGTGGTATTTATCAATCACCGAGATGCGAAAAAGCAAGGACTAAGCGATGGTGACTTAGTCACTATCACCTCGATTTGGCCCGATAGTGTCGAACGTAAAGTCGACGGTTTTAAGGTCCATGTGTACGATATTCCTGAAGGTAATATCGCCGCCTATTACCCTGAGACTAACCCGTTAATACCACTTGATAGTATTGGTGATAAATCATCAACGCCAACGTCAAAATCAGTTGCCGTTTATCTCACCAGGCAAACAACAGCGCGAATTATTTAG
- a CDS encoding glycosyl transferase has protein sequence MGDFYQNGVITTLHDLSERSTEDIEQELTSFAKQRPMGLVLPSLYSELQTEALPHIVDEIAKVPYLSQIVIGLDRANQQEYQHALQFFSKLPQQHRVLWNDGPRLKALDAELKAKGLAPEQMGKGRNVWYCFGYTLACNQVESIALHDCDILTYDRRMLARLIYPVANPKFNYEFCKGFYSRIANGTLNGRVSRLLVTPLIRALKKLVKDDDYLDYLDSFRYALAGEFSFRIDVLNDLRIPSDWGLEIGVLAEMYRNYSTNRLCQVDIADVYDHKHQQLSRENEECGLSKMSIDIAKALFRKLAIQGTVFDAGTFRTIKATYYRIALDFIETYKNDAIINGLELDIHKEEQAVELFAENIIKAGQRFLDDPMETPFIPSWNRVINAIPDIFERLKEAVEADHRQFRQSNSLAKSA, from the coding sequence ATGGGCGATTTTTATCAAAACGGCGTTATCACCACCCTACATGATTTGTCTGAGCGCAGTACCGAAGATATAGAACAGGAACTTACCAGCTTTGCCAAGCAACGTCCGATGGGACTGGTTTTGCCCAGTCTGTATTCCGAATTACAAACCGAAGCACTACCTCACATTGTCGACGAAATTGCCAAAGTGCCGTATTTATCGCAAATCGTGATTGGCTTAGACAGAGCTAATCAACAAGAGTACCAACACGCATTGCAATTTTTCTCAAAGCTTCCTCAGCAACACCGTGTGCTGTGGAATGACGGTCCGCGCTTAAAAGCGCTAGACGCCGAATTAAAAGCCAAAGGCTTAGCTCCGGAGCAAATGGGTAAAGGGCGCAATGTTTGGTATTGTTTTGGCTATACACTTGCTTGCAATCAAGTTGAGTCGATCGCACTGCACGATTGCGATATTTTAACCTACGATAGACGCATGCTTGCGCGCCTTATTTATCCGGTTGCCAACCCCAAGTTCAACTATGAATTTTGCAAGGGTTTCTACTCGCGAATTGCCAATGGCACGCTTAATGGCCGCGTATCGAGATTGTTAGTAACACCGTTAATAAGAGCGCTTAAAAAGTTAGTCAAAGACGATGACTACTTAGACTATCTCGATAGTTTTCGCTATGCCCTTGCCGGTGAATTCTCATTTCGCATCGACGTATTAAACGATTTGCGCATTCCCAGTGACTGGGGATTAGAAATTGGCGTACTCGCTGAAATGTATCGCAATTACTCTACTAACCGTTTATGCCAAGTTGATATTGCCGATGTTTACGACCATAAACACCAACAATTAAGTCGCGAAAATGAAGAGTGTGGTTTATCAAAAATGTCGATCGACATTGCCAAAGCCTTATTCCGCAAACTGGCCATTCAAGGCACCGTGTTTGACGCCGGCACGTTTCGCACCATCAAAGCGACTTACTACCGCATTGCCTTAGACTTTATTGAAACTTACAAAAACGATGCCATCATAAATGGATTGGAATTAGATATTCACAAAGAAGAACAAGCTGTTGAATTATTTGCTGAAAACATCATTAAAGCGGGCCAAAGATTTCTAGATGACCCTATGGAAACGCCGTTTATTCCAAGCTGGAATCGAGTGATTAACGCCATTCCCGATATTTTTGAGCGACTCAAAGAGGCCGTAGAAGCAGATCATCGCCAATTTAGACAAAGTAACTCGCTCGCTAAATCCGCTTAG
- a CDS encoding mannosyl-3-phosphoglycerate phosphatase yields MSKHYLISTDLDGTLLDHSTYKFHKAVPALEYCQQHRVPIVFNTSKTFSETAHLCKVLDNIHPFIIENGSALYLPKDYFSKSIETDVACFDAGEYWLYKFGLNRSEILSRLAASAQAKKFNYRGFSTMTTRELCRCTGLPLDKAAEAKERQFSEPLLWQDSAENLDLFTEHLQQLGLNVIKGGRFVHVLGQSDKAKPLQLLKQMYQINNDADYTVIALGDSANDKTMLQCADIAVVIESPAHQDPVIDVHPNLIRSRFQGPVGWNETVLDLLRS; encoded by the coding sequence GTGAGTAAGCACTATCTAATTTCCACCGATCTCGACGGCACCTTACTTGATCACTCGACTTACAAGTTTCACAAAGCGGTACCGGCACTGGAGTATTGCCAACAACACAGGGTTCCCATCGTATTTAATACCAGTAAAACCTTCAGTGAAACAGCACACTTGTGCAAAGTGCTTGATAACATTCATCCATTTATCATAGAAAATGGCTCTGCTCTTTATTTGCCTAAAGATTACTTTAGCAAGTCTATCGAAACCGACGTTGCGTGCTTTGATGCTGGCGAGTACTGGCTATATAAATTTGGTCTCAATCGCAGTGAAATTTTGTCGCGCTTAGCCGCGTCAGCGCAGGCAAAGAAATTTAACTATCGCGGTTTTTCAACCATGACGACACGCGAGTTATGTCGTTGCACTGGTTTGCCCTTAGACAAAGCAGCAGAAGCAAAAGAACGTCAGTTTTCCGAACCTCTACTATGGCAAGACAGTGCCGAGAATCTCGACCTATTTACTGAACACTTGCAGCAATTGGGTTTGAATGTGATCAAAGGTGGTCGCTTTGTTCATGTTTTAGGTCAAAGTGATAAAGCCAAACCACTGCAGTTGTTAAAACAAATGTATCAAATCAATAACGATGCCGACTATACGGTTATTGCACTCGGCGATAGTGCCAATGATAAAACCATGCTGCAATGCGCTGATATTGCCGTTGTGATTGAGTCGCCAGCACATCAAGATCCGGTTATCGATGTTCACCCAAATTTAATTCGCTCTCGTTTTCAAGGGCCCGTCGGCTGGAATGAGACCGTTTTGGATTTATTGCGCAGCTAA
- a CDS encoding dUTP diphosphatase → MSESAIAIKQIKHMLGMQDAMNNRISDTWREDNYEWYRAIWVECAEMLDHHGWKWWKHQQCDVAQVQLELVDIFHFGLALCLMNEDDIERIAEQLAEQMNQPSEHTDFKLALEQLSGAALTNKAFDGVSFAACMRLMDMDLDELFRQYVGKNTLNFFRQDHGYKAGTYIKVWHGKEDNEVLAELISSLDTSSDDFQSNVYQGLKDAYPA, encoded by the coding sequence ATGTCTGAATCAGCAATCGCAATTAAGCAAATTAAACATATGCTAGGCATGCAAGATGCCATGAACAACCGCATTAGCGATACATGGCGTGAAGATAACTACGAATGGTACCGAGCGATTTGGGTTGAGTGTGCTGAAATGCTCGATCACCACGGTTGGAAGTGGTGGAAACATCAACAATGTGATGTCGCCCAAGTACAACTTGAGTTGGTTGATATTTTTCACTTCGGCCTAGCCTTGTGCTTAATGAATGAAGACGACATTGAACGAATTGCCGAACAATTAGCTGAGCAAATGAATCAACCGAGCGAGCACACAGACTTTAAATTGGCGCTTGAGCAACTTTCCGGTGCAGCCCTAACCAACAAAGCGTTTGACGGAGTGAGCTTTGCCGCCTGCATGCGTTTAATGGACATGGATTTAGACGAGTTATTTCGTCAATACGTGGGTAAAAATACATTAAACTTTTTCCGCCAAGATCACGGATATAAGGCTGGCACTTACATTAAGGTGTGGCACGGCAAAGAAGATAACGAAGTATTGGCTGAACTGATCAGCTCACTTGACACCAGCAGCGATGACTTTCAAAGCAACGTTTATCAGGGTTTGAAAGACGCCTACCCAGCCTAA
- a CDS encoding DUF6868 family protein, with protein sequence MTISQLCTFLGWCTISNIIVRTLAWLLLTFFNRPIKRIHKQFFALNDKQLNAPFFLVIVN encoded by the coding sequence ATGACTATTTCTCAACTTTGCACATTTTTGGGTTGGTGCACGATTAGCAACATCATTGTGCGAACATTGGCGTGGCTTTTACTGACGTTTTTTAATCGACCGATAAAACGCATTCACAAGCAGTTTTTTGCGCTCAACGATAAGCAATTAAACGCCCCATTTTTTTTGGTGATTGTAAATTAG
- a CDS encoding sugar phosphorylase — MDSTTDSNTVLSQLKQRLSAHLAVVYQDADINALSEQLVATLTINGGTLPPAPYTNLWHQQDVFLITYADSIEDPPQAPLATLDDFLDRYLADTISSVHILPFYPYSSDDGFAVIDYYQVNQSHGDWHHIQDLAGKYRIMADVVINHCSSRSGWFENFKRDIDPGKDYFFTAEPTDDTSDVVRPRTHPLLREVQTVNGIKHVWCTFSHDQVDFDFRNPQVLLEFVAIIKFYLDQGITVFRFDAVAFVWKQSNTNCINLPQTHELIKVLRLLVEHYCPTAVIITETNVPSRQNLMYFGNANEAHAIYNFSLPPLLLNTLITGDCTHLKTWLMSLPPAQQGTTYFNFLASHDGIGLRPVEGLLSQNQTDELINTMTRFGAKISWRALKEGINQPYEINITLFDALQGTSRGVDNFHVDRFICAHAIMLAIEGIPAIYLHSFLATSNDYERVKHSGQNRAINRHKWHYPTLKQRLDEPFSEQHKVLSRLKYLISIRKQQVAFHPNATQFTLHLGTKLFAFWRQSLNRQQSIFAINNISDQPQMLRLSDINLIEGQIWVDLISGYEFSDLYQTITLAPYQSIWLSNQKI; from the coding sequence GTGGACAGTACAACCGATAGCAACACTGTATTAAGCCAACTCAAACAACGCCTATCGGCTCATTTAGCTGTGGTGTATCAAGACGCTGACATTAATGCACTTAGCGAGCAACTGGTTGCAACCCTGACGATAAACGGTGGCACCTTGCCACCCGCGCCCTATACCAATTTGTGGCATCAACAAGATGTGTTTCTGATCACCTATGCCGACTCAATTGAAGATCCGCCACAAGCACCACTGGCGACGTTAGATGATTTTTTAGACCGCTATTTAGCCGATACCATATCCAGCGTCCATATTTTGCCATTTTACCCGTATAGTTCTGATGATGGTTTTGCCGTTATTGATTACTACCAAGTCAATCAATCACATGGCGACTGGCATCACATCCAAGACTTAGCCGGTAAGTATCGGATCATGGCCGATGTGGTTATCAATCATTGCTCATCTCGAAGTGGTTGGTTTGAAAATTTCAAACGCGATATCGACCCCGGCAAAGACTATTTTTTTACCGCTGAGCCAACTGATGACACCAGTGACGTCGTGCGGCCACGCACACATCCCCTATTGCGCGAAGTACAAACGGTTAACGGGATAAAACACGTTTGGTGTACATTTAGTCACGATCAAGTGGATTTTGACTTTCGCAATCCACAAGTGTTGTTAGAGTTTGTCGCTATTATTAAGTTTTACCTCGATCAGGGCATAACCGTGTTTCGCTTTGATGCCGTGGCGTTTGTCTGGAAACAAAGCAACACCAACTGCATCAACTTACCGCAAACCCACGAGCTGATAAAAGTCCTGCGATTATTGGTGGAACATTACTGTCCAACAGCGGTGATTATTACCGAAACCAATGTGCCTTCACGGCAAAATCTCATGTATTTTGGCAATGCTAATGAAGCGCATGCCATTTACAATTTTTCATTGCCGCCGTTATTACTCAATACATTAATAACCGGAGACTGTACCCATTTAAAAACCTGGCTTATGTCGTTGCCACCTGCCCAACAGGGTACCACCTACTTTAACTTTTTAGCCTCTCACGATGGCATAGGTCTACGTCCCGTTGAGGGCTTGCTTAGTCAAAACCAAACTGATGAGCTCATTAACACCATGACGCGATTTGGCGCCAAGATAAGTTGGCGGGCACTAAAAGAGGGAATAAATCAACCCTACGAGATTAACATTACCTTATTTGATGCCCTGCAAGGCACCAGTCGCGGAGTTGATAATTTCCACGTTGATCGCTTTATTTGCGCCCACGCGATTATGCTAGCGATAGAAGGCATTCCCGCCATTTATCTGCACAGTTTCTTAGCCACGAGTAATGACTATGAACGGGTTAAGCACAGCGGTCAAAATCGGGCGATTAACCGTCACAAATGGCATTACCCCACGTTAAAGCAACGCTTAGATGAGCCGTTCAGCGAACAGCACAAGGTGTTATCCCGACTAAAATATCTGATCTCAATACGCAAACAACAAGTGGCATTTCACCCTAATGCTACCCAGTTCACCTTGCATCTTGGCACCAAACTTTTTGCCTTTTGGCGACAAAGCTTAAACAGACAGCAAAGTATTTTTGCGATTAATAACATTTCTGACCAACCCCAAATGTTGCGCCTGAGCGATATTAATTTGATTGAAGGCCAAATCTGGGTTGACCTTATCTCCGGATATGAATTCAGTGACTTATACCAGACCATAACCCTAGCACCGTACCAGAGTATCTGGTTATCAAACCAAAAAATTTAA